The Bernardetia sp. ABR2-2B DNA window GATTTGCTCGTGTCCTGCATTTTTGATAATGATATGTTCACTATTTGGAAATCCCCAGCGCACTTCTTCGGCTTGATAAGGTGGCGTATTAAAATCTAGTGTTCCACTCAAGAAAAGAACAGGAATATCACTTGCAAATGGACTTCTAAATTCATCTCCTAAGTCTATATTTAATTCCTTATCATTTTTGCTTTCTGTTTCCTTAAAGATATTTGCAAACATACTTTCTTCAAGTTCGTGCTTTATTTTTTCGTTTCGATAAGCAGTTGCCCCAGAAGCCTTATCTGTCATCATACTCATTCCATTAATGCCATAAAACATTCCTATTCTCTTCTGTACAAACCATTTTAGAATATCATAATTATCTTGACTTGCATCATAAAGTAGCTTAGGAAAAATAGGAATATCACTTGCATCACCAATATCAAAACGAAGTATCATATTGAGCGCATAACCGTTTAGTTCAATTTTCATAGGCTTTCTGGTTAGAGGTGATATTATTTTCATCTCAACTGGATTGCTGTTTAATTTTTCTATTACAATTTTATGGAGTTCTAATAGATTAGGAACTTTCTCACTCACTTCTTTTTTTTGAGCTGCCATTAGAGCAATTTTCTTAAACTGCATATCCATACTCAAAGGTGTTTTTTTGGTATGATTTAGTCCTTCTGTTCCTATTAAAATAGCCTTCTCTACATTTTCGCCATAGTATTTCATATAAGTTTGTGCTAGATGTGTTCCATAACTAAAACCCATCAATGATATTTTTTGATAAGATAAAGCAATACGCAACGCTTCAATATCTGCTGCGTTTTGTAGTGTTGTATAGCCTTTCAAATCTACACCTCGTTCTTTGAAAGCATTCAAAGCATTCTCTTCTACATTATTGAAATAATCTTGACGCAGCTTTTCATCAACAAAGATTTTTGAAGGTACATCTTCACTTACAATATGCGTTACTCTTCTTGCGCCTTGTCCTGTGCCACGTTGGTCTAGCAAAATTACATCAGAATACTCTAAGAGTTCTACCCAGCTTTCCAAATACTCTGGGTAAGTTGCTTGCCACGTAGAACTAGAGCCAGGACCTCCTTCTAAATAGACTAAAGGATTTTCAGATGTAGGAGTTGAGCTTTTCAGTTGGATAAAAGAAATAGAAATCAATTCAGAGTTAGGATTTTTTCTATTTTCTTTTACTTGCATACGCCCCATAATTGCCTTTATTTTTTTACCTGATTCAGACACAAATACAGTATCTGTGGTAGAAAGATTGGAAGAACCGTTTTGTGCAAATGATAAAGTAAAGATGAGAATTGATAAAACGAAAACAAATAAATATTTCATTGTCATAAAATTTAAAGTGGTTGTAAACATAATTTCTACTTCAAACTTACAACTCAATTTGCCTCCTAATTTAAAATATCGTTCAAACTGCTTTTCTGTACTATGGATAGGTATTTTATACTATTTTTAAAGTGAAAAGGGATTTATCTTTGGCTTATCCTGTACAAACCCTTTTTGATGGGTAGCAAACTCTGTTTTATCTTTTTTCTGTTTGTTCAAATAGATTTTTGCGTATTTTCATTTTTAGAATATATTCAAAATCATCGACTAGAAAACATAAATCAAACAAAACATCAGAAAAAGTGATAAAATTTAATAACCTTATAGACTGGCTAACTGAAAAACGATTATGGCGACATATTTTGTTTTGGTTGGCTGCTTTCCTCATAGCTCCTCTTACTTCTAGTGAAGATGTTTCTGAATTAGGGGAGGCTTTTGTTTTTAGGTTGGTAGGAATGCCCATCAAAATTTTGGCAACTTACTTTTTAGTTTATTATCAGATTCCGAAGTTGCTTATTCCTAAAAAGTATATTTTATTTGTGAGTAGTATTTTTATGAGCGTGTTCGTGTTTTGCGTTTTATATAGAATAATGAATGTTCATATTGCAGAACAAATTATTTATCCAAATACAGAAAAGGAGTCTATTGTAGAAATAATAATACAAGTAGAAACGACCGTTTTTTGGTATGTAGGCAAAGTCTATTTGTTTTCTTTCGTATTTCTATTCTTCAAAATGTTTAGAGATTCGACAACAGAAAAAAGAAAAATCCAGCAGTTGGAAAAGCAAAAAACGATTGCCGAACTCAATTTTCTGAAAGCTCAAATTCATCCTCACTTTCTGTTCAATACGCTCAATAATTTATATATGCTGACACTTACAGGTTCGAAAAAAGCTCCAGATGTAGTGGCTCGTCTTTCAGATATGTTAGATTATATTTTGTATCAATGCAAAGCCGACAGAGTAAGTATAGAAAAGGAAGTTATCTTGATAGAGAATTATATAGAATTAGAAAAATTGCGCTATGGAGATAGAATTTTGATAGAACTAAATACTTCTATTGATGATTTTCAAACGCCAGTTCCTCCTTTGCTTTTAATTTCTTTGGTAGAAAATGCTTTCAAACACGGAGCAAGTGGAGTGATAGAGAATGCTATCATAGAAATTTCCATCAAGACAGAAAAAGGTAGATTATTTTTTGAAATATTTAATACCAAATATGATACTCAACAAGAAGATAAAGAGGGGTACAAAGAAGGAATTGGAATAAAAAATATTACTCAACAACTAGATTTGTTGTACCCAAATGCTTACGAATGGAAAGTAAAAGATGAAAAAACAAGTTATAGAGTAAAATTATCGATTTAAAAAACTATGCAACATCCAAAAACGAATTGCCTAATAGTAGAAGACGAACCTTTGGCAGCACAACTTTTAGAAAAACACATTAGTAATTTTTCTTATCTCAATTTGGTATCTATTTGTACAAATGCAATTTCAGCGTTTGAAGTCTTGAATACTGAAAAGATTGATTTGATTTTTTTAGATATTCAGATGCCTGTTTTGGACGGAGTAAAGTTTGCTAAGTCCCTCAAAAATCCTCCTTCCATTATTTTTACTACTGCGTATCGAAACTATGCGGTAGAAAGTTATGAGCTTGAAGTAGTAGATTATTTATTAAAACCCATTACAATTGAACGTTTTTTAAAATCTATGGATAAATATTTTTCAAAAAATAATACCATTTCAGTACCAAAATACTTACCAAAACAAGTTAGTCAAGAAGACGAGAAAACTTATTTTTTTATTAATGTAAATAAGAAACATATCAAGGTAAATTTTGAAGAAATAGAATACATTGAAAGTCTGAAAGACTATGTGGGGATTTATGTAAAAGCAAAAAGACATGTTACGAAGCTCAAAATAAGTGACTTAGAAACCTCTTTGCCTTCTTACTTTCTTCGTATTCATCGTTCTTATATTGTCAATAAAAATCATATAACAGCTTTTACTATGCAAGACATTGAGATAGGAAAAATGGAAATCCCAATAGGAGATTCTTACAAGGAAAGAGTTGTTAATGCTTTATAGAAAGCAAATCTCTTTTAGAAGTGCTTCTAAAAGAGATTAAAATAAAAATTACTTCATATCCTTTATTTTCTCTAAAACCTCTCTAGGTTCTGCACGTTTTTTATAGTCTGCATCTAGGAAAGCATAAACTATTTCATTTTCAGAATTGACGATGTATGTCGCAGCCAAAGGTAATGTATAAGACGCATCTCCGTTATATTTTTCCAATCCCATATTTTTATAGGCTTCTTTAATAGACTCATCTAATGGAAAAACGATTCCGTATTCTTTTGCGACCTTATTTCCTACATCACTCAAGACCTCAAACTCTAAAGCATTTTTTTCTTTTGTAGAAAGCGACATATCAGGAACTTCGGGAGAAATAGCAAGAAATTCTACATTTTCTGCTTTTATTTCTGGTAAAATATCTTGCCAAGCAGCCAATGTAAGGTTACAATAAGGACACCAACCACCTCTATACCAAGTGATAATTGTATATCCATTTTGAGTTTTGTCAGTCAAAGAAACCTGTATTCCTGTTGCATTTGGGAGCGTAAAATTAGGAGCTTTATCGCCCTCTTTCTTAGATTTTTCTACGATACCACTTGCAGCTACTTTTTCAATCGCAGCTTCATACGTTTTTACTTTTTCTGGGTCTGCTTTTTCTTTGAAAGCATTTGCTTTGTCTGATAGTTGGTCTGTAAGAGAAGGCATAATTGTTTCTGTTTCGCTACTTTCATCTATAATAATTTCTTCCTCAACTATCTCTGTTTGTTCTTCACTTTGTGCTTTTTTGTTGTCTGAACACGAAAAAAAGCCAAACGTTAGTAATAAAGAAAAAGTACATAAAAGGTTTGAAAAATTGAATGGTTTGTTAGTCATTTTTGAAATCTGTTTTTCTAAAAAAAAATATTTAATGTATGTATTTCTTTCCCTTTTTGTAAATCTAAATAAATCAAGGCATTTGTTTCAATCGAAAAGTCAAATTTGTAATTAAATAACATATTTCTTTTTGCTTCTAAGCAAGATAAAAAGAAATTAGAAAGCTACAAACAGATAAGATTTGCACAGCACAGCACCACGTTTTGTCTATAAATCTAATCAGAATTAGAAAAAGCCTAGAGTCAAATAAAATGCTCAAATTTTTAGTTTATTTTTTCTACAACTCTTGCAAATGTTTAGATTGTTACTTAACTTTGCTAAAAATAATAGCATAATTAACTAATTAAATTTATTTTGATAAAAAAAATGGAATTTAATCAAATTACATTTTGATATTTGAAATTAATTACAAATATAATTAGCAATAAAAAGGAGTTACAAAAACTCAATTGTGAAAAGTTAGCTATAAAAATCAAAGAGAAATCATACAAGCAAATATTTACTATTTACATAGTCAAAGATGAAAAATATAATTAAAAATAAATTCTTACCTATTTCCATCAATTTGGATAAGATAAGAGACCATAGACACATAGAAATTCCTATTAAACTCATAATAGGAAAAAGGTATTTTGAGTATAATATTTCTTTTGTTATAGAAAATTATATGCTCATTGTAGTTGCTTTATTTTTAGGAGCTGTTGCGCTTTATGGAAGCTGGGGAGAGACACAAAGCACTTATATCAAAAATTTATGGGTTCAGATAGGGCAAGAAACCCCTTTTGAATTATGGAAAAAAATGGAAGAAAAACAAGCACTGACTTTTGCCTCTGCAAGTATTTTTTCTGATAATCAAAATGAAGAATCTGCTACCATGCAGCTTATGAAGCTTACTTCTTCCAATTCTGATAATCAAAACTCTCCTAAAAAAGATATAAAAAATGGACTTCCTATTTTTGTTCATTCGGTGGCTGATTATGATAATTTAGCAAGTCTTGCAAAGAGTGAAAATATGATGGAAGAGTTTATGATACAGAAGCAAATTCGTATTACGAAGGCACTTATTGAAAATAAAGCTTCTCGCCTTGACCAACTCAATGATAGCATTCTTTTAGTTATGAATAGAGATATTAGCCGTATGTTTATGGATTTAGTCTTGAAAAACTTAAATGCACCTGCTCATGTTTGGGCTTATTTTGCAGATACAATTCATCTTCGTAAAATAGAGACAGCTCTTATGGAACAAGTAAAATATAATGTTCCTGTTTCAATAAAACTGGCACAATCTGCTTTAGAGACTGCTTACGGTTCAAGAGTCATTCATAATAATTATTTTGGAATAAAAGATAAAAATAGAACAGGCGAAAAAACCATTACAACAGAATATTTTACAGCAGAAGAAGCTTCGATGAATCAAGATATTATTCTTACTCAAAAACCATTTATCAAAAAAGGAACTGTTTTGTATGAGTGCAAGGTACAAGATTATTTTTCTCAATATAAAAGTGCTTGGCAGTCATTTAGAGGGCATTCAGAATTTTTATCAACGCATAAAAGATATGCACCACTCTTTACAAAGGGTAAAAATTATGAAGATTGGGCAAACAAAATTGGTTCGGAAAGAACTGGAGGTGTAGGTTATGCTACTTCGCCACTTTATGGAGAACTCTTGAAAAAAATTATAAAAAGGTATCAATTACATCTTTTAGACCACTAAGAAACAATTACAAATTACGAATTTAAAATTATGACTATCAGCAAGTTAAAGCATTGAAAATATCAATTTATTTAACTTCTATTCTCAGGCTAATCTAAACTCATTAATTTTCAATTCTAAATTGGTATTTAAAGACAACCGAGTGATCGGGTTTTGGAAGATAGCTGAAAAAAAGCGATACAGTTTGTATCGCTCTTTTTGTTTTATATCAACTTATTATTTTTAATAAACGTGCTGTCCACCATTAATAGCAAAGTTTGCTCCTGTAACAAAACCTGCTTTATCCGAAACGATATAAGAAATAATTTCTGCAATTTCTTCTGGTGTTCCTAATCTTCCCATCGGAACTTCAGCAATAATTTGTTTAAGAATATCTTCTGGAACTGCCATAACCATATCGGTAGCAATATAACCAGGAGAAACAGTATTGATAGTAACACCCTTACGAGCCGTTTCCATTGCCAAACTTTTCGTAAATCCGTGCATACCTGCTTTGGCTGCACTATAATTTACCTGTCCGAACTGTCCACGCTGACCATTTACAGAAGAAACATTGATTACTCTTCCAAATCCACCTTCTAACATTGGGTTAATAGCATGACGACAACAATTAAAAACGCTTGTCAAATCGGCATCGATAACGGATTTCCATTGATCAAAAGACATTTTACGGAAAGAACCATCACGAGTAATACCTGCATTGTTTACTAAAATATCTACTGTTCCTACTCTATTTTTGATGTCTTCGAACATTTTTTCTACTTCATCAAAGTTGGAAACATCAGCCATTACTAAAGGCAAATCGTAGCCATCTTCTTTTAGTTTTGTGTTCCATTCTTCAGCTTTTTCACGGTTGCGATAATGCGCTACAACAGTATAACCTTCGTCGTGTAGCTTCTTACAAATAGCTGTTCCGATTCCTCCTGTTGAGCCTGTTACTAAAGCAACTTTTTTATTGTTTTTGTCCATTTCTTGAATGTGTTGTGTGTGTGAATTGTTATTGTGTTGGTTTATTTTGGCTCAAAGCTACTACTTTTTTTGTTAAGTGTTCTCTTAAAATGAAAAGTTTCATACAAACTTAAACTTCAGGGAAACAATAAACCTTTTTTCTCTAAATTATTTCATTATACTTAGTTATATTAAAATCAAAATGTTAAAAATTAAATTTTTATAAGTAGATTAATACATATTTTATCAAAAAAGTAATCAAATACTATAAACTTAACCTAGTTAATTAATTTCCTTTTTTAGAACGTTATTTTTATTTTTTTTTACTGTAAAAACCTCAAATTATTTAAAAAATTAAAATTAATATTTGCATTTTACAATAATGAATACTTATATTTGAGACATGAAGATTTTTAAAATTGTATAAATCTAATTCAAAGTATTATTATTGTTGAATAATAATCAGTTTTAATTTTCATAAAAATATTTTTATAGTTAAACTATTTTTATAAATTTTTAATTTATTCTTCTAACTATATTTTACACCAAGACACTAAATAATCCCTTTATTTTTATAAAATACACACAAACAAATGCAGAAAGTTATTTTCTCGGTAGTCTTATCTTTTATTTTATCTTTTGCTTCCTTATTATTTCCGACTTATCTAGCAGCACAGGAATCAGAAAATAAAGATACTACTACAACGCCAAATCTTGAAAAAATTACTTTTCAAAATGAATCAAGAACACAAACCAGTTTTTCGCTTTCAAATGTAAAAAGTCTTTCAGAAAATCAGAAC harbors:
- a CDS encoding alpha/beta fold hydrolase, coding for MKYLFVFVLSILIFTLSFAQNGSSNLSTTDTVFVSESGKKIKAIMGRMQVKENRKNPNSELISISFIQLKSSTPTSENPLVYLEGGPGSSSTWQATYPEYLESWVELLEYSDVILLDQRGTGQGARRVTHIVSEDVPSKIFVDEKLRQDYFNNVEENALNAFKERGVDLKGYTTLQNAADIEALRIALSYQKISLMGFSYGTHLAQTYMKYYGENVEKAILIGTEGLNHTKKTPLSMDMQFKKIALMAAQKKEVSEKVPNLLELHKIVIEKLNSNPVEMKIISPLTRKPMKIELNGYALNMILRFDIGDASDIPIFPKLLYDASQDNYDILKWFVQKRIGMFYGINGMSMMTDKASGATAYRNEKIKHELEESMFANIFKETESKNDKELNIDLGDEFRSPFASDIPVLFLSGTLDFNTPPYQAEEVRWGFPNSEHIIIKNAGHEQIRRHPKANAAMVSFLKDEKIEDVDLSYPMLEFVPLDDKSKTNIYHPAIAQE
- a CDS encoding histidine kinase, which translates into the protein MIKFNNLIDWLTEKRLWRHILFWLAAFLIAPLTSSEDVSELGEAFVFRLVGMPIKILATYFLVYYQIPKLLIPKKYILFVSSIFMSVFVFCVLYRIMNVHIAEQIIYPNTEKESIVEIIIQVETTVFWYVGKVYLFSFVFLFFKMFRDSTTEKRKIQQLEKQKTIAELNFLKAQIHPHFLFNTLNNLYMLTLTGSKKAPDVVARLSDMLDYILYQCKADRVSIEKEVILIENYIELEKLRYGDRILIELNTSIDDFQTPVPPLLLISLVENAFKHGASGVIENAIIEISIKTEKGRLFFEIFNTKYDTQQEDKEGYKEGIGIKNITQQLDLLYPNAYEWKVKDEKTSYRVKLSI
- a CDS encoding response regulator transcription factor, whose product is MQHPKTNCLIVEDEPLAAQLLEKHISNFSYLNLVSICTNAISAFEVLNTEKIDLIFLDIQMPVLDGVKFAKSLKNPPSIIFTTAYRNYAVESYELEVVDYLLKPITIERFLKSMDKYFSKNNTISVPKYLPKQVSQEDEKTYFFINVNKKHIKVNFEEIEYIESLKDYVGIYVKAKRHVTKLKISDLETSLPSYFLRIHRSYIVNKNHITAFTMQDIEIGKMEIPIGDSYKERVVNAL
- a CDS encoding peroxiredoxin-like family protein — translated: MTNKPFNFSNLLCTFSLLLTFGFFSCSDNKKAQSEEQTEIVEEEIIIDESSETETIMPSLTDQLSDKANAFKEKADPEKVKTYEAAIEKVAASGIVEKSKKEGDKAPNFTLPNATGIQVSLTDKTQNGYTIITWYRGGWCPYCNLTLAAWQDILPEIKAENVEFLAISPEVPDMSLSTKEKNALEFEVLSDVGNKVAKEYGIVFPLDESIKEAYKNMGLEKYNGDASYTLPLAATYIVNSENEIVYAFLDADYKKRAEPREVLEKIKDMK
- a CDS encoding glucosaminidase domain-containing protein, with product MKNIIKNKFLPISINLDKIRDHRHIEIPIKLIIGKRYFEYNISFVIENYMLIVVALFLGAVALYGSWGETQSTYIKNLWVQIGQETPFELWKKMEEKQALTFASASIFSDNQNEESATMQLMKLTSSNSDNQNSPKKDIKNGLPIFVHSVADYDNLASLAKSENMMEEFMIQKQIRITKALIENKASRLDQLNDSILLVMNRDISRMFMDLVLKNLNAPAHVWAYFADTIHLRKIETALMEQVKYNVPVSIKLAQSALETAYGSRVIHNNYFGIKDKNRTGEKTITTEYFTAEEASMNQDIILTQKPFIKKGTVLYECKVQDYFSQYKSAWQSFRGHSEFLSTHKRYAPLFTKGKNYEDWANKIGSERTGGVGYATSPLYGELLKKIIKRYQLHLLDH
- the phbB gene encoding acetoacetyl-CoA reductase, coding for MDKNNKKVALVTGSTGGIGTAICKKLHDEGYTVVAHYRNREKAEEWNTKLKEDGYDLPLVMADVSNFDEVEKMFEDIKNRVGTVDILVNNAGITRDGSFRKMSFDQWKSVIDADLTSVFNCCRHAINPMLEGGFGRVINVSSVNGQRGQFGQVNYSAAKAGMHGFTKSLAMETARKGVTINTVSPGYIATDMVMAVPEDILKQIIAEVPMGRLGTPEEIAEIISYIVSDKAGFVTGANFAINGGQHVY